DNA from Mucilaginibacter mallensis:
AAGTGAAGCAGATGCACCTACATTTATCATGTTATCAGCATCAGTTGCTGATCCATCTAAAAAGGTATCATTGGGGTATTGTGGTACTGAGTCGACATTCAGGTTATCATTGCCCGATGCCTGTACCAGCAGCACATCTTTTGATGCGGCGTATTTAAATGCTTCATCAACCCAATCCTTATGCGGCGACAGGTATTTGCCGAAGCTCATATTAATTATTTTAGCGCCGTTATCCACTGCGTAATGTATAGCGCTAACAATATCCTTATCATATTCATCTCCGTTAGGGATCGCTTTCAACACCATTATATGTACATTGTCGGCTACACCATCAATACCATAGCCATTATTGCGTTTGGCGCCAATCAACCCTGCTACACCGGTACCATGAGAGGCATCGGTATATTTTAAAATATTATTGCCATATGGCTTGCCATCGTTAACATCCGGGTCATCCCCTACTATTTCTTTGCGTTCGGTAAGGTTTGGCGTAATATCATTATTGAGCTTTTCAATATACTCGCTCATATCCTTTAGCGTGGAAACATTGGTAGCTGTACGCCCTTCCTGCTGTAACACCAGGCTCCATACATATTTGCTTTGCACCAGCGTATCGTTTGTACTATTGATCTTATCCAGGTCCTTTATAGTAAAGCTGGCATTGGGGCCAAGGTTGAGGGCTTTTTTAATATAACCGTTAGTTACCATGAGCGCGCTCATATCCGGCTGTAACTCGGCCAACTCCTTTGTTGATTTAGCCGTTGTTGAATCGCGCCTGGCTTTTACCGTTAACCAGTAAGCATATTCCTTTTCATCACCCGCAGGGGCCGAGGTTACATTGGCGTATTTGCCCTTTAGCTTGTAATAATACCTGATCTCTTCGCTGGTTTCATTCAGATCGGCTTTGCCGTTCTTTCCACCTAAAAAATTCCAACCGTGTATATCATCAATATAACCATTGTGGTCATCGTCTTTCCCATTGCCTGGCTTCTCTTTGGGGTTTACCCACAATACGCCTTGCAGGTCTTTTTGCAGGGTATCAACACCACTATCAATAATGGCAACCAATACGGTTTTGCTTTTTTTACCTTTTACAAACTCATAAGCCGGGTTTAGGCTGATACCAAAATATCCATCAGTTTTTAAGTCGAGCGTGTGCCAGTTTTGTGGGGGATCAGAAGGTGTTGGCGGCTGTGTCTGCGCCATCGTTCCTATACTTATTAATACTGCCCCGCACAACGATGCGCAAAAAACTGGTAACCGAAAATTATACATATATTATATTAGTGTTTATTAGTTCAATGGTTCATTAGTTCATTGGTAAAAGCAAATTCTCCATTGACTAAGCGCACTGATCAATCTACAAATCAAATTTTATTCCTTGTGCTAATGGCAACGCTTTTGAGTAATTAATAGTATTAGTTTGCCTGCGCATATAAACTTTCCATGCATCAGAACCCGATTCGCGGCCGCCGCCGGTTTCTTTTTCACCGCCGAATGCGCCGCCTATCTCTGCTCCTGATGTACCGATGTTAATATTTGCAATTCCGCAGTCAGAACCACCGGACGATAAAAATTGTTCGGCCTCGCGTAAATTATTTGTCATGATAGATGATGAAAGCCCCTGCGGTACGCCATTTTGCAGTTCAATGGCTTCATCAAGAGTTTTATATTTGATGAGGTATAATATGGGCGCAAAGGTTTCATGCTGTACAATGGCAAAGCTGTTGTCAACCTCGGCAATACATGGCTTTACATAACAGCCCGATGCATATTTATCGCCCTCCAGCTTACCGCCTTCAACAATAAAATTACCGCCCTGCGCCTTGCATTTTTCAATAGAATCAAGGTATAAGCTCACCGCGTCCTGATCGATCAGCGGGCCCATATGGTTGTTTTGATCCAATGGATCACCAATGCGGATCTGTCCGTATGCTTTTACCAGCTTTTGCTTAAAGGCATCATACACACTTTCATGAATAATGAGCCTGCGTGTACTGGTACAACGCTGCCCGGCAGTACCTACCGCACCAAACACAGCGCCAATGAGCGACATATCCAGATCGGCATTTTCACTGATGATGATGGCGTTGTTACCACCCAGCTCGAGCAAACTTCGGCCAAGTCTTGCACCTACTGCCGCGCCCACAGCCTTGCCCATACGGGTTGAGCCGGTGGCTGATATTAAAGGCAGTCGTTTATCGTTTGACATCAGTTCGCCTACGTTGCGGTCGCCGATAACCAGGCAGCCTACCCCCTCTTCAATATTATGCTTTTTAAATACTGCCTGTGCAATATGCTGGCAGGCAATAGCCGTTAAAGGTGTTTTTTCAGATGGTTTCCAGATACAAACATCGCCGCAAACCCAGGCCAGCATGGCATTCCAGCTCCATACCGCTACCGGGAAATTGAATGCCGATATCACACCAACAATACCCAGTGGGTGGTATTGCTCATACATACGGTGTTCGGGGCGTTCGGAGTGCATGGTTAAACCGTATAACTGCCTGCTCAGGCCAACAGCAAAATCAGCAATGTCGATCATCTCCTGAACTTCACCGTAACCTTCCTGTAGACTTTTGCCCATTTCGTAAGATACCAGCGCGCCCAGTTGCTGTTTATTAGCACGCAGCGCATCGCCAAT
Protein-coding regions in this window:
- the amaB gene encoding L-piperidine-6-carboxylate dehydrogenase, which gives rise to MSIDIKVILNHLHINDINEAFSTGSNWGSSSGAAIKDILSPVDGKKIASVKIASESDYNHVVEQAAKAFKTWRTVPAPKRGEIVREIGDALRANKQQLGALVSYEMGKSLQEGYGEVQEMIDIADFAVGLSRQLYGLTMHSERPEHRMYEQYHPLGIVGVISAFNFPVAVWSWNAMLAWVCGDVCIWKPSEKTPLTAIACQHIAQAVFKKHNIEEGVGCLVIGDRNVGELMSNDKRLPLISATGSTRMGKAVGAAVGARLGRSLLELGGNNAIIISENADLDMSLIGAVFGAVGTAGQRCTSTRRLIIHESVYDAFKQKLVKAYGQIRIGDPLDQNNHMGPLIDQDAVSLYLDSIEKCKAQGGNFIVEGGKLEGDKYASGCYVKPCIAEVDNSFAIVQHETFAPILYLIKYKTLDEAIELQNGVPQGLSSSIMTNNLREAEQFLSSGGSDCGIANINIGTSGAEIGGAFGGEKETGGGRESGSDAWKVYMRRQTNTINYSKALPLAQGIKFDL
- a CDS encoding S8 family serine peptidase, producing the protein MAQTQPPTPSDPPQNWHTLDLKTDGYFGISLNPAYEFVKGKKSKTVLVAIIDSGVDTLQKDLQGVLWVNPKEKPGNGKDDDHNGYIDDIHGWNFLGGKNGKADLNETSEEIRYYYKLKGKYANVTSAPAGDEKEYAYWLTVKARRDSTTAKSTKELAELQPDMSALMVTNGYIKKALNLGPNASFTIKDLDKINSTNDTLVQSKYVWSLVLQQEGRTATNVSTLKDMSEYIEKLNNDITPNLTERKEIVGDDPDVNDGKPYGNNILKYTDASHGTGVAGLIGAKRNNGYGIDGVADNVHIMVLKAIPNGDEYDKDIVSAIHYAVDNGAKIINMSFGKYLSPHKDWVDEAFKYAASKDVLLVQASGNDNLNVDSVPQYPNDTFLDGSATDADNMINVGASASLADTSLASNFSNYGFKNVDVFAPGVKVTSIDTDAEFNTADGTSFASPIVTGIAALVLEYYPKLSAAQLKQVIMQSATPLKGTMVYKPGTKQLVDFTTLCKSGGIVNAYKALEIASKMKGER